The DNA region GGATCACTCCGCCCGAGGTGATGGAGTTTTTGCGGGCGGTCCCGCCCGGGAAGGCGCTCGATCTCGGTTGCGGGACGGGGACCAACGCGATGACGCTTGCGCGGCACGGATGGCGCGTGACGGGGATCGATTTCACCCCCGCGGCGATCCGGGCGGCGCGCCGGAAGGCGGCCGAGGAGGGGCTGGAGGTCGAATTCCGGGTCGGGGACGTGACCGACCTGCGCTCGCTTCCGGGGGGCTACGATTACGCCCTGGACATCGGCTGCCTTCATTCCCTTCCTGCGGAGGACCGGGCCGCATACGCCGGGGGTCTTTTCCGCCTGGTCCGGCCGGGCGGCTGGTTCATGCTGTATGCGTGGCGGACGGCAGGGATGGCGGACGGCGCTCCGGGCATCGCGCCCGGCGAAGCCGAATCGCTCCTGCGGGAAGGATTCGAGAATGTCCGGGAGACGGTCGGAGAGGAAAGCGGCCGTCCCTCCGCATGGTATTGGTTTCGTCGGCGGTGATCTGCCCCCTGAACGAATATCATTCTTTAGCGGCACGATGTCTTGACCTTTTATGCTAATATGCTGTAACAATGGGTTTTTCCCGGGCGAATCG from Thermodesulfobacteriota bacterium includes:
- a CDS encoding class I SAM-dependent methyltransferase yields the protein MGRLRALLPGRWKFAWRYCSGNTPWDTGITPPEVMEFLRAVPPGKALDLGCGTGTNAMTLARHGWRVTGIDFTPAAIRAARRKAAEEGLEVEFRVGDVTDLRSLPGGYDYALDIGCLHSLPAEDRAAYAGGLFRLVRPGGWFMLYAWRTAGMADGAPGIAPGEAESLLREGFENVRETVGEESGRPSAWYWFRRR